One Cupriavidus oxalaticus genomic region harbors:
- a CDS encoding IclR family transcriptional regulator, with protein MPNSFANTERIKPGQGKATPNRSLERGIAVLRAFRAGSSVLGNSEIAERTGLSRSTVSRLTQSLIETGMLEYIPQFRAYRLGVPVLSMAHAMRDSSQVLQVATPLMVALAMRHKINVGLAAADADEMVYLESFRYNRRQSLRTVVSGQRIPMALTSLGRAHLATLAPEAFNAMMASMAEKHRRRGWSELRREIEAAVSSVHEKGYCVASWQPQVVAMATPMRFDAYGVHVLNVSVSTQQDAGVVEGALAQPLMELAKAIQERLSQAQ; from the coding sequence ATGCCAAACAGCTTCGCCAACACCGAACGCATCAAGCCAGGCCAGGGCAAGGCGACACCCAATCGCTCGCTCGAACGGGGCATCGCCGTGCTGCGCGCCTTCCGGGCCGGCTCATCCGTGCTCGGCAACAGTGAAATTGCCGAGCGCACCGGCTTGTCCCGTTCCACGGTCAGCCGCCTGACACAGTCGTTGATCGAGACCGGCATGCTCGAGTACATTCCGCAATTCCGGGCCTACCGGCTCGGTGTGCCGGTCCTCAGCATGGCGCATGCCATGCGCGACAGCTCGCAGGTCCTCCAGGTCGCGACGCCGTTGATGGTGGCGCTTGCCATGCGGCACAAGATCAATGTCGGACTGGCGGCCGCCGACGCGGACGAGATGGTCTACCTTGAGTCGTTCCGCTACAACCGGCGCCAGTCCTTGCGCACGGTGGTAAGTGGCCAGCGCATCCCGATGGCGCTGACTTCCCTTGGCCGCGCGCACCTCGCCACGCTGGCGCCGGAGGCTTTCAACGCGATGATGGCGTCGATGGCCGAGAAGCACCGGCGCCGCGGCTGGAGCGAACTACGGCGGGAAATCGAAGCCGCGGTCTCTTCCGTGCACGAGAAGGGCTACTGCGTTGCCTCATGGCAACCGCAAGTCGTGGCCATGGCCACGCCAATGCGCTTTGACGCCTATGGCGTCCATGTGCTGAACGTCAGCGTATCCACGCAGCAGGATGCGGGTGTGGTTGAGGGAGCGCTGGCCCAGCCCCTGATGGAGCTTGCAAAGGCGATACAGGAGCGGCTGTCGCAGGCGCAATAG
- a CDS encoding FAD binding domain-containing protein, which yields MQPFSYVRPDTIDEALRLGSQPGARYIGGGTNLIDLVKAGVEAPQRLVDVSRLPLAQVEALPDGGLRIGAMLTNTDAANQRLVRERYPLLAQALLSGASGQLRNMATVGGNLLQRTRCHYFYDTGFPACNKRKPGSGCGARDGINRMHAILGASEHCIAVHPSDMCVALAALEAVIVVRAPGGERRIRIADFHRLPEDKPEIDTTLAPGELVVALELPSSPYAAHAHYLKVRDRASFAFALVSVAAALEFSGHTVRSARLALGGVAHKPWRVPAAEQALTGRPLSAHSAAEAARLLLDGARSYEHNAFKVGLAQRAVVRALQVAARPQGA from the coding sequence ATGCAGCCATTCTCCTACGTGCGGCCCGACACCATCGACGAAGCGCTGCGGCTGGGCAGCCAGCCGGGCGCGCGCTATATCGGCGGCGGCACCAACCTGATCGACCTGGTCAAGGCGGGCGTCGAGGCGCCGCAACGGCTGGTCGACGTGAGCCGCCTGCCGCTGGCGCAGGTCGAGGCGCTGCCGGACGGCGGCCTGCGCATCGGCGCGATGCTGACCAACACCGACGCGGCCAACCAGCGCCTGGTGCGCGAACGTTATCCGCTGCTGGCACAGGCGCTGCTGTCCGGCGCCTCCGGGCAGTTGCGCAATATGGCGACCGTCGGCGGCAACCTGCTGCAACGCACACGCTGCCACTACTTCTACGACACGGGCTTCCCGGCCTGCAACAAGCGCAAGCCCGGCTCGGGCTGCGGTGCGCGCGACGGCATCAACCGCATGCACGCGATCCTTGGCGCCAGCGAGCATTGCATCGCCGTGCATCCGTCCGACATGTGCGTGGCGCTGGCCGCGCTGGAGGCCGTCATCGTCGTGCGCGCGCCCGGCGGCGAGCGCCGCATCCGGATCGCCGACTTCCATCGCTTGCCGGAAGACAAGCCCGAGATCGACACCACGCTGGCGCCCGGCGAACTGGTCGTGGCGCTGGAGCTGCCGTCCTCGCCCTACGCTGCCCACGCGCACTACCTGAAGGTGCGCGACCGGGCCAGTTTCGCCTTCGCGCTGGTCTCTGTGGCCGCGGCGCTCGAGTTTTCCGGCCATACCGTGCGCAGCGCGCGGCTGGCGCTGGGCGGCGTGGCACACAAGCCCTGGCGCGTGCCCGCCGCCGAGCAGGCGCTGACCGGCCGGCCGCTGAGCGCGCACAGCGCTGCCGAAGCCGCCCGCCTGCTGCTCGATGGCGCCCGGTCCTATGAGCACAACGCCTTCAAGGTCGGGCTGGCGCAACGCGCCGTGGTGCGCGCGCTGCAGGTGGCGGCCCGCCCGCAAGGCGCTTGA
- a CDS encoding enoyl-CoA hydratase/isomerase family protein, protein MDHYSLIELKIESGIALLAFNRPDKRNAMSDDMRSEFIDALERVAADKAIRALVLTGNGKGFCAGGDVAGMQRRMEAPQGEVGFNGWSRQQRVHHTVRLLHTMPKPTIAAVNGAAAGLGADTALCCDFVLASESASFSWSYIHRGLIPDGGGMYFLPRRVGLSAAKELVFTGRKVEAQEAKALGIADRLSKPEALIDDALGWAAELSQGSATAIALGKSIMNQSFELPADQVFAQGSQAQGICYTSTAHRDSVLAFLNKTASKA, encoded by the coding sequence ATGGACCACTATTCCCTGATTGAACTGAAGATTGAATCCGGCATCGCGCTGCTCGCCTTCAACCGCCCCGACAAGCGCAATGCCATGAGCGACGACATGCGTTCGGAATTCATCGACGCGCTGGAGCGCGTGGCGGCGGACAAGGCCATCCGCGCCCTGGTGCTCACCGGCAACGGCAAGGGCTTCTGCGCCGGCGGCGACGTGGCCGGCATGCAGCGCCGCATGGAAGCGCCGCAGGGTGAGGTGGGCTTCAATGGCTGGAGCCGCCAGCAGCGCGTCCATCACACCGTCAGGCTGCTCCACACCATGCCCAAGCCCACCATCGCCGCGGTCAACGGTGCCGCGGCCGGTCTGGGTGCCGATACCGCGCTGTGCTGCGATTTCGTGCTGGCGTCCGAATCGGCGTCGTTCTCGTGGTCCTATATCCACCGGGGCCTGATTCCGGACGGTGGCGGCATGTATTTCCTGCCGCGCCGGGTGGGGCTGTCGGCAGCGAAGGAACTGGTCTTCACGGGCCGCAAGGTCGAGGCGCAGGAAGCGAAGGCGCTTGGCATCGCCGACCGCCTGAGCAAGCCCGAGGCGCTGATCGACGATGCGCTGGGCTGGGCGGCGGAACTGAGCCAGGGCTCGGCCACCGCGATCGCGCTGGGCAAGAGCATCATGAACCAGTCCTTCGAACTGCCCGCCGACCAGGTCTTTGCCCAGGGCAGCCAGGCGCAGGGCATCTGCTACACCAGCACCGCGCATCGCGACTCCGTGCTGGCTTTCCTGAACAAGACCGCCAGCAAGGCCTGA
- a CDS encoding acetate--CoA ligase family protein: MNAIQRLVTPRSVAVIGASADPAKTAGRPVSYLRKHGFSGAIYPVNPKVESIDGLRCYPDIASLPEVPDVGIVLLGAERAHLAVRDLAARGAGAAIVLASGYTETGAEGARRQAELVEAAGGMRLLGPNTIGLVNLTDNIPLSASGALEMDQFPAGSIGVVSQSGGILGALLSRAAARGIGLSKLVSTSNEVDLDLADFIDYLADDEATRVIALYVESVRNPEAFRRAALKAARAGKPVVAFKIGRSESGARAAVSHTGALAGADRMYDALFEQVGVMRAQTFSDLLDMPAALATGRKLTGNRVAILTSTGGAGTLVSDSLGVAGFETPAPDDATAAKLRALQKGDHAALDRNPIDVTLAGLQPDLLRAAIRILLDSPGYDAVAVIVGSSGLAMPDLMANAIRDCLPDSDKPVIAYVSPHAPEVASLLNRRGVPAFSAPEACTVAFGAMLHAGNVSAVDEAGSPALPLPDLAAFGTGSIDEAAAKTLFASFGVPVAREAVVADGDEAVAAAQAFSGNVVLKILSAQITHKSDVGGVAVNVPPAEVASRLARMASDVGSATGVAPHRFLVQEMVAGGVEVILGMHRDALGTAIMLGMGGVTAELFGDTTLRLLPGERGLTREAALAMIARLKTAPLLQGFRGRPKADIEALADAIVAFSRMVATLGDRLVEAEINPLFVLPQGQGVVAADGVAVLAGNGKA, from the coding sequence ATGAATGCGATCCAACGACTTGTCACACCGCGCAGCGTTGCCGTGATCGGCGCCTCCGCCGATCCCGCCAAGACTGCCGGCCGCCCGGTTTCCTACCTGCGCAAGCATGGCTTCAGCGGGGCGATCTACCCCGTCAACCCCAAGGTCGAGTCGATCGACGGGCTGCGTTGCTATCCCGACATTGCCTCGCTGCCCGAAGTGCCGGACGTGGGCATCGTGCTGCTGGGCGCCGAGCGTGCCCACCTGGCGGTGCGCGACCTGGCGGCGCGCGGCGCGGGCGCGGCCATCGTGCTGGCGAGCGGCTATACCGAGACCGGCGCCGAGGGCGCGCGGCGCCAGGCCGAACTGGTCGAGGCGGCCGGCGGCATGCGCCTGCTGGGGCCCAATACCATCGGCCTGGTCAACCTGACCGACAACATCCCGCTGTCAGCGAGCGGCGCGCTGGAGATGGACCAGTTCCCGGCCGGCAGCATCGGCGTGGTGTCGCAAAGCGGCGGCATCCTCGGCGCCTTGCTGTCGCGTGCCGCGGCGCGCGGCATCGGCCTGTCCAAGCTGGTTTCGACCAGCAATGAAGTCGACCTCGACCTGGCCGACTTTATCGACTACCTGGCCGATGACGAGGCCACCCGCGTGATCGCGCTGTATGTCGAGAGCGTGCGCAACCCGGAAGCGTTCCGCCGCGCGGCGCTGAAGGCGGCGCGCGCCGGCAAGCCGGTGGTGGCGTTCAAGATCGGCCGTTCCGAGAGCGGCGCGCGCGCCGCCGTGTCACATACCGGCGCGCTGGCCGGTGCCGACCGCATGTACGACGCGCTGTTCGAACAGGTCGGCGTGATGCGCGCGCAGACCTTCTCCGACCTGCTCGACATGCCCGCCGCCCTGGCTACCGGGCGCAAGCTGACGGGCAACCGCGTTGCGATCCTGACCTCGACCGGCGGCGCCGGCACGCTGGTCTCCGACAGCCTGGGCGTGGCCGGCTTCGAGACGCCGGCGCCGGACGATGCCACCGCGGCGAAGCTGCGCGCGCTGCAGAAGGGCGACCATGCGGCGCTCGACCGCAATCCGATCGACGTGACCCTTGCCGGGCTGCAGCCTGATCTGTTGCGTGCCGCGATCCGCATCCTGCTCGATAGCCCGGGCTATGACGCGGTGGCGGTGATCGTGGGCTCGTCCGGCCTGGCCATGCCGGACCTGATGGCCAATGCCATCCGCGACTGCCTGCCCGACAGCGACAAACCGGTGATTGCGTACGTGAGCCCGCATGCGCCGGAAGTCGCATCGCTGCTCAATCGTCGTGGCGTGCCGGCGTTTTCCGCGCCGGAGGCCTGCACGGTGGCGTTCGGCGCGATGCTGCATGCGGGCAATGTCAGCGCGGTCGACGAAGCCGGCAGCCCCGCGCTGCCGTTGCCGGATCTCGCCGCCTTTGGCACCGGCTCGATCGACGAAGCCGCCGCCAAGACCTTGTTCGCCAGTTTCGGTGTCCCGGTTGCCAGGGAGGCTGTCGTGGCAGATGGCGACGAGGCGGTGGCGGCCGCGCAAGCCTTCAGCGGCAACGTCGTGCTCAAGATCCTGTCGGCCCAGATCACCCACAAGAGCGATGTCGGCGGCGTGGCCGTCAACGTCCCGCCTGCGGAGGTGGCAAGCCGGCTGGCGAGGATGGCAAGCGACGTGGGCTCGGCCACGGGGGTCGCGCCGCACCGCTTCCTGGTGCAGGAAATGGTCGCGGGCGGTGTCGAGGTGATCCTTGGCATGCACCGCGACGCGCTCGGCACCGCGATCATGCTCGGCATGGGCGGCGTGACCGCGGAGCTGTTCGGCGATACCACGCTGCGGCTGCTGCCCGGCGAGCGCGGGCTGACCCGTGAGGCCGCGCTGGCAATGATCGCTCGCCTGAAGACGGCCCCGCTGCTGCAGGGCTTCCGTGGCCGGCCCAAGGCCGATATCGAGGCGCTGGCCGACGCGATCGTTGCCTTCTCCCGCATGGTCGCCACGCTCGGCGACCGGCTGGTGGAGGCGGAGATCAATCCGCTGTTCGTCCTGCCCCAGGGGCAAGGCGTGGTGGCCGCCGATGGCGTGGCGGTGCTGGCCGGCAACGGCAAGGCCTGA
- a CDS encoding xanthine dehydrogenase family protein molybdopterin-binding subunit produces the protein MSVTGAPIDRTDGALKVTGRARYTADHVLPGLVHAVMVTSTIAHGKVESIDSAACEQLPGVRLVMTPFNAPKLPKGGKAGADTPTAGHVMTLLQDRAVHYNNQPVAVVVADTLEQARAAAARLVVRYREQPAVLDFAQASVHAGKPQGEDAGQADSHRGDVDVALHAASTTVDEVYTTPMEHHNPMEPHATIAAWDGDGLTLYDSTQYVSGVRKAVAATFGIPPGKVRVRCPFVGGGFGCKGSMWSHVVLAAMAARAAGRPVKLVIERVQMFGPVGARPVTEQHVVAASGSDGRLQAMRHDVVVSSAQLEEWLETCAVLTRSLYACPNLQTSHRVARLQVGTMTFMRAPGEAPGSFALECALDELADRLGIDPVELRLRNYADADPHEQKPFSSKSLRECYRVAAERFDWPRRDPKPRSMQAGGKLVGLGMATATYPANRSGASAMARILPDGTALVRSGSQDLGTGTYTVMTQVAADALGLPLERVRFELGDTDFPEAPVSGGSQSAASVAPAVQQACAAARGKLVALAVADRASPLSGARPDDVEVVDGWLRLRSDPSRREPVGAAITRAGGQPVEAHASAEPGDEREQYAMHAFGAVFAEVHVDPDLGEVRVHRVLGCYDVGRVLNRKTAHSQLVGGIVWGIGMALHEKSDLDLATGRVANANLAEYHVPVSADVGEIEVDMLDGHDPHINALGTKGIGEIGIVGVAAAIANAVYHATGRRVRDLPLTPDRLLD, from the coding sequence ATGAGCGTTACCGGAGCCCCCATCGACCGCACCGACGGCGCGCTCAAGGTCACCGGCCGCGCACGCTACACCGCCGACCATGTCCTGCCGGGACTGGTCCACGCGGTGATGGTCACCAGCACCATCGCGCATGGCAAGGTGGAATCGATCGACAGCGCCGCGTGCGAGCAGTTGCCCGGCGTGCGGCTGGTGATGACACCCTTCAACGCGCCGAAACTGCCCAAGGGCGGCAAGGCCGGAGCCGATACGCCGACCGCCGGCCACGTGATGACGCTGCTGCAGGACCGCGCGGTGCACTACAACAACCAGCCCGTCGCCGTGGTCGTGGCCGATACGCTGGAGCAGGCGCGCGCTGCGGCGGCGCGGCTGGTGGTCCGCTATCGCGAGCAGCCGGCCGTGCTGGACTTCGCGCAGGCGAGCGTGCATGCCGGCAAGCCGCAGGGCGAAGACGCCGGCCAGGCCGACAGCCATCGCGGCGATGTCGATGTCGCGCTGCATGCTGCGAGCACGACCGTCGACGAGGTCTACACCACGCCGATGGAGCACCACAACCCGATGGAGCCGCACGCCACCATCGCCGCCTGGGACGGCGACGGCCTGACGCTGTACGACTCCACCCAGTACGTCAGCGGCGTGCGCAAGGCGGTAGCGGCCACGTTCGGCATCCCGCCCGGCAAGGTGCGCGTGCGCTGTCCCTTCGTCGGCGGCGGCTTCGGCTGCAAGGGTTCGATGTGGTCGCACGTGGTGCTGGCGGCCATGGCGGCGCGCGCGGCCGGCAGGCCGGTCAAGCTGGTGATCGAGCGCGTGCAGATGTTCGGGCCGGTGGGCGCGCGGCCCGTCACCGAGCAGCATGTGGTCGCCGCCAGCGGCAGCGATGGCCGCCTGCAGGCGATGCGCCACGATGTCGTCGTCAGCAGCGCGCAGCTCGAGGAATGGCTTGAGACCTGCGCGGTGCTGACGCGCTCGCTCTACGCATGTCCCAACCTGCAAACCAGCCACCGCGTGGCACGGCTGCAGGTCGGCACCATGACCTTCATGCGCGCGCCGGGCGAGGCGCCGGGGAGCTTTGCACTGGAGTGCGCGCTGGATGAGCTGGCGGATCGGCTCGGCATCGATCCGGTCGAGTTGCGCCTGCGCAACTACGCGGATGCCGATCCGCACGAGCAGAAGCCCTTCTCCAGCAAGTCGCTGCGCGAATGCTATCGCGTGGCGGCCGAGCGCTTTGACTGGCCGCGCCGCGATCCGAAACCGCGTTCGATGCAGGCCGGCGGCAAGCTGGTGGGCCTGGGCATGGCCACCGCCACCTACCCTGCCAACCGCTCGGGCGCGAGCGCCATGGCGCGCATCCTGCCGGACGGGACCGCGCTGGTGCGCAGCGGCTCGCAGGACCTCGGCACCGGCACCTATACCGTGATGACACAGGTGGCTGCCGACGCGCTCGGCCTGCCGCTGGAGCGCGTGCGCTTTGAACTGGGCGATACGGATTTCCCCGAGGCGCCGGTCTCGGGCGGATCGCAATCGGCTGCCAGCGTCGCGCCGGCGGTGCAGCAGGCCTGCGCCGCCGCGCGCGGCAAGCTGGTGGCGCTGGCCGTGGCCGACCGCGCCTCGCCGTTGTCCGGCGCTCGCCCGGATGACGTGGAGGTCGTGGACGGCTGGCTGCGGCTGCGCAGCGACCCGTCGCGCCGGGAGCCGGTCGGCGCCGCCATCACGCGCGCCGGCGGCCAGCCGGTCGAGGCCCACGCCAGCGCCGAGCCGGGCGACGAGCGCGAGCAATACGCGATGCATGCCTTCGGCGCCGTCTTTGCCGAGGTGCATGTCGATCCCGACCTGGGCGAGGTCCGCGTGCATCGCGTGCTCGGCTGCTACGACGTGGGCCGCGTGCTGAACCGCAAGACCGCGCATAGCCAGCTGGTGGGCGGCATCGTCTGGGGCATCGGCATGGCACTGCACGAGAAAAGCGACCTGGACCTCGCCACCGGCCGCGTGGCCAATGCCAACCTCGCCGAATACCATGTGCCGGTCAGCGCCGACGTGGGCGAGATCGAGGTCGACATGCTGGACGGGCACGACCCGCATATCAACGCGCTCGGCACCAAGGGCATCGGCGAGATCGGCATCGTGGGGGTTGCCGCCGCCATTGCCAATGCGGTGTACCACGCGACCGGGCGGCGTGTGCGCGACCTGCCGCTGACGCCCGACAGGCTGCTGGACTGA
- a CDS encoding (2Fe-2S)-binding protein, with product MLHYQARRHPMVPPSPQEASAMSEHKEPSRRDATAPAGNAARPVTLRINGQSHTLQLEPRTTLLDALREVMHLTGTKKGCDRGQCGACTVLSNGRRIQSCLTLAVMQEGRDLTTIEGLSDGDALHPVQAAFVAHDALQCGFCTPGQICSAVGMLAEARAGEASAVQPLAAPTLPLGDEEIRERMSGNLCRCGAYPKIVAALREVGGRQGKR from the coding sequence TTGCTGCACTATCAGGCACGACGCCATCCCATGGTGCCGCCCAGTCCACAAGAGGCCAGCGCAATGTCCGAACACAAGGAGCCCTCCCGGCGCGATGCCACCGCGCCCGCAGGCAATGCCGCACGACCCGTCACCCTCAGGATCAACGGCCAGTCCCACACCCTGCAACTCGAGCCCCGCACCACCTTGCTCGACGCGCTGCGCGAAGTGATGCACCTGACCGGCACCAAGAAAGGCTGCGACCGCGGCCAGTGCGGCGCCTGCACGGTCCTCAGCAACGGGCGGCGCATCCAGTCCTGCCTGACGCTGGCCGTGATGCAGGAGGGCCGTGACCTCACCACCATCGAAGGCCTGTCCGACGGCGATGCGCTGCACCCGGTGCAGGCGGCCTTTGTCGCGCATGACGCACTGCAGTGCGGCTTCTGCACGCCGGGGCAGATCTGCTCGGCCGTCGGCATGCTGGCCGAGGCGCGCGCCGGCGAGGCCAGCGCGGTGCAGCCGCTGGCGGCGCCCACGCTGCCGCTTGGCGACGAAGAGATCCGCGAGCGCATGAGCGGCAACCTGTGCCGCTGCGGCGCCTATCCCAAGATCGTCGCCGCGCTCCGCGAGGTCGGCGGCAGGCAAGGCAAGCGCTGA